From the Arctopsyche grandis isolate Sample6627 chromosome 11, ASM5162203v2, whole genome shotgun sequence genome, one window contains:
- the LOC143919040 gene encoding arylsulfatase B-like yields the protein MWKVIVWCVLFFQWFLLVSCEERKLPNIITILADDLGWNDVSFHGSNQIPTPNIDALAYNGIILNRHYVQPLCTPSRAAFLTGKYPIHTGMQHSVILENEPRGLPLDEKLLPEYLRESGYTTHAVGKWHLGFFRKEYTPTYRGFDSHYGYWNGFQDYFNQSVVATFNNSVRGLDLHRNLDVDYKNVGKYSTHLYTEEAVRLIDNHNKSKPMFLYMAHLAPHTGNVGNAFQAPDEEIAKFSHIADPERRVYAAMVSVLDHSVGEIIMSLRRRGMLDNSIILFMSDNGAPTHGLHSNRGSNYPLRGQKDSPWEGGTRGVAAIWSSLFRNTKRVSNELMHITDWLPTLWSALGRDHKELGNIDGISMWPMLTEEKTSPRDEFVVNMDELSPYISIRSNEWKYISGRVSYGNYDEWYGETRIDTTRYEPSDVLFSKACMAITGYITEKQMIEKRDNNGSFNLARSPLHPDEITALRNSAMVNCTKSVNDCNPKQSPCLFNILEDPCETMNLASEKPVLMASLQDLVDKYQATVVNATNLPADPGADPALFGKVWSNWRDDPKPPTLSEKHMTALYVVMVLCIVLGFAIAIAFCLRVRKMKCFRGSSRSNSFSKNTGNAFFRTCSMDSQRRISHAREAAISPSITVAQRVEMFEDRDNYKTRI from the exons ATGTGGAAAGTGATTGTTTGGTGTGTGTTATTTTTCCAGTGGTTTTTGTTGGTGTCATGTGAAGAGAGAAAACTTCCCAATATAATCACGATACTGGCTGATGATTTG GGTTGGAATGATGTCAGCTTTCACGGTTCAAATCAAATTCCAACACCCAATATCGATGCTTTAGCTTACAATGGTATAATTCTGAACAGACATTATGTACAACCTTTATGTACGCCTTCCAGAGCTGCTTTCCTCACTGGAAAATATCCTATTCACACTG GAATGCAGCATTCTGTCATATTAGAGAATGAACCACGAGGATTGCCATTGGATGAGAAACTCCTACCGGAATACTTACGAGAGTCTGGTTATACTACACACGCCGTTGGAAAATGGCATTTGGGTTTCTTTCGCAAGGAGTATACTCCAACTTATCGTGGATTTGACTCGCATTATGGCTATTGGAACGGATTCCAAGATTATTTCAACCAGAGTGTAGTTGCTACG tttaacAATTCTGTGAGAGGTTTAGATTTACATCGAAATTTAGATGTAGATTATAAGAACGTTGGAAAATATTCTACGCATTTATACACTGAAGAAGCTGTTAGATTGATTGACAATCATAATAAATCTAAACCAATGTTTCTATACATGGCACATTTGGCTCCTCATACCGGTAACGTCGGCAATGCTTTTCAAGCACCTGATGAAGAAATCGCAAAGTTTTCACATATAGCCGATCCTGAGAGGAGAGTTTATGCCG CCATGGTTTCGGTATTGGATCACAGCGTAGGTGAAATAATAATGTCTCTCCGTCGGAGAGGTATGTTGGATAATTCAATAATACTTTTCATGTCTGACAACGGTGCTCCGACACATGGACTTCATTCAAATCGTGGCTCTAATTATCCATTAAGAGGA CAAAAGGACTCTCCTTGGGAAGGTGGCACTAGAGGAGTTGCAGCTATTTGGAGTTCACTCTTTAGGAATACAAAGCGAGTTTCTAATGAGTTGATGCACATAACTGATTGGTTGCCTACACTTTGGAGTGCTTTAG gGCGCGATCATAAAGAGTTGGGAAATATAGACGGCATAAGTATGTGGCCGATGTTGACCGAAGAAAAAACTTCACCTAGAGACGAATTCGTAGTCAacatggatgaactttcacCGTACATATCAATAAGATCGAATGAATGGAAATATATTTCAGGTAGAGTGAGCTATGGTAACTATGACGAGTGGTACGGAGAAACTAGAATCGACACAACACGGTATGAACCTTCCGATGTACTATTCTCTAAAGCATGCATGGCAATAACAGGATACATCACCGAAAAACAGATGATTGAAAAGCGTGACAATAACGGATCGTTCAATCTGGCGAGATCACCTTTGCATCCAGATGAGATTACCGCGTTGAGGAACAGTGCTATGGTCAATTGCACGAAGAGTGTCAATGATTGCAATCCGAAGCAGTCACCTTGtctatttaatatattagaagatccATGCGAGACTATGAATCTGGCTTCGGAGAAGCCAGTACTGATGGCCAGCTTGCAAGATTTGGTCGATAAATACCAAGCAACGGTTGTGAATGCTACTAATCTGCCGGCTGATCCCGGTGCAGATCCTGCTTTGTTTGGAAAAGTTTGGAGCAATTGGCGTGACGATCCTAAACCTCCTACTTTGAGTGAAAAGCACATGACAGCTTTGTATGTTGTGATGgttttgtgtatagttttgGGTTTTGCTATAGCGATAGCGTTCTGCTTGAGGGTTAGAAAAATGAAATGTTTTAGAGGATCATCACGATCTAATTCATTTTCGAAAAATACAGGTAATGCATTTTTTAGAACTTGTTCAATGGATAGTCAAAGGAGAATAAGTCATGCGAGGGAAGCTGCTATCTCACCGTCTATCACGGTAGCACAGCGAGTTGAAATGTTTGAAGATAGAGATAATTACAAAACTAGAATATGA
- the LOC143919041 gene encoding uncharacterized protein LOC143919041, with product MKDLSTLTKQEVKNFIDSFDVIISDCNGVLWNEKPLPGVKETIFSLKRNGKKIHFVTNNSCTSLYMHYFNDIGIKLNSNDLIHPTLTLISYLKDIEFDKKIFCISNTEQFEVLDDAKINYCTGVDVCEEDLSKLLAHAKDDPSIGAIYVDMDININYIKILKAVSALRRDDVLYLVGAFDKIVPVTSESFILGPGVFQNVITDLSGRQPIVLGKPGEYLKTRVLEQFHITDPKRVIFVGDVLEIDMEFATSCGFQNLLVFSGCSKIKDVESIQDPSKRPDYYVNSFGDLGKIIDSVEVFK from the exons atgaaagatcTGTCGACGCTCACGAAACAAGAAGTCAAGAATTTCATCGACTCTTTTGACGTCATAATTTCGGATTGCAATG GGGTGCTGTGGAATGAAAAGCCTCTCCCCGGCGTCAAAGAAACCATCTTCAGTTTAAAACGCAATGGTAAAAAAATCCACTTTGTAACCAACAATAGTTGCACATCCTTATATATGCACTATTTCAACGATATCGGCATCAAACTGAATTCT AACGATCTAATTCACCCAACTCTTACGCTCATCAGCTATTTAAAAGATATCGAATTTGATAAAAAGATATTTTGCATTTCAAACACAGAGCAATTTGAAGTTTTGGATGATGCAAAAATAAACTACTGCACCGGG GTTGACGTATGCGAGGAAGATTTATCAAAACTCTTGGCTCATGCCAAGGACGATCCCAGCATCGGAGCCATCTATGTCGACATGGATATCAACATCAACTATATCAAAATACTAAAAGCCGTGTCAGCTTTGAGAAGGGATGATGTTTTATACTTAGTGggagcttttgataaaatcgtaCCAGTGACATCGGAATCTTTTATACTCG GTCCTGGAGTGTTTCAAAATGTAATTACCGATCTGTCGGGTCGACAGCCTATTGTATTGGGAAAGCCTGGTGAATATTTAAAGACAAGAGTTTTGGAACAGTTTCATATAACGGATCCGAAGAGAGTAATATTCGTCGGTGATGT ACTTGAAATCGATATGGAATTCGCGACATCATGCGGTTTTCAAAACCTTTTGGTCTTTTCCGGCTGCTCTAAAATCAAAGACGTTGAATCGATTCAAGACCCTTCAAAGAGACCAGACTATTATGTTAATTCATTTGGAGATCttggaaaaatcattgattcTGTTGAAGTATtcaaatga
- the LOC143919039 gene encoding anoctamin-1-like isoform X3, with protein MKTWRRFKDGKRLVDFVLAYDPNDHKKPYKDRNPIKREIFETNLIAQGLELEKEENQKIHFVKIHVPKEVLCRYCEIMKMKMPIKQIPGQEYIAEQEDFIGTVKTKLGRLTRCLRLDPKYFPEKKYELTAEFNRDKNYLFNVEDENFFTESIRISVVAFILERQRFNNDHDASLDIGIERLVNDGVYTSAYPLHDGDGDEAGNERNLLLTHWAQISTWIKYQPLDNIKEYFGVKFALYFTWLGFYTHMLIPASVIGLICFAFGLITLNTNTLSNDICNPNLNITMCPQCDSICDFWKLEETCLQAKVTYLFDNNFTIIFAVFMSFWSALYLELWKRYAANITHRWGMTGYDRQAEHPRPQYLAKLIDCPKQKKNVVTHVLEPIVPFWTIRLPFTVLSFSMVILLICIVCAAVFGVVLYRMSQLTSDSLIGGSPHKAILMPCSAAVINLFLITFLNYVYDKLAVYLTEMEYRRTQSEFDDSLTLKIYLFQFINYYSSIFYIAFLKGKFVGYPAKYNRILGYRQEECSPGGCFLELFIQLAIIMIGKQAVSSIMEILIPFLMNWITKFVGTRDEAETDENDILSYNQWTEDYKLIDFGPRGLFDEYLEMILQYGFVTLFVSAFPLAPFFALLNNVLEMRLDAKKFLKYYKRPVPCRVRNIGVWFSIMDVLGKLSVISNAFMIAFSSNFIPRLVYIIVVSETNDDIGFLDHSLAFFDTADFQTRSAPISSIFSNITTCRYPEYRNPYWESKKYKRPEIYWHILAARLAFIVVFQNVVSCVMMAVQWAIPDMSLELRDQIKRESYLTSDIIIQQETFKSRGGLLDAHMASCHAHEGDDCLHCRTNKQSTGSFLDNEKKHLGNQYISETGV; from the exons ATGAAA ACGTGGAGACGGTTCAAAGATGGAAAAAGATTGGTCGATTTCGTGCTGGCCTACGATCCTAACGATCATAAAAAACCGTATAAGGATAGGAATCCGATCAAAAGAGAAATATTCGAAACCAATCTGATTGCTCAGGGATTGGAATTAGAAAAGGAAGAGAACCAAAAGATACATTTTGTCAAAATACATGTTCCGAAAGAAGTTCTGTGTCGGTACTGTGAAATCATGAAGATGAAAATGCCAATCAAACAG attCCCGGCCAAGAGTACATCGCAGAGCAGGAAGATTTCATCGGCACGGTGAAAACAAAACTCGGCAGATTGACACGGTGCTTAAGATTGGATCCCAAGTATTTCCCTGAAAAGAAATACGAACTTACAGCGGAGTTCAACCGCGATAAAAATTACTT GTTTAATGTAGAAGATGAAAATTTCTTCACCGAGTCCATTAGAATAAGTGTTGTTGCGTTCATACTCGAACGTCAACGATTCAACAATGACCACGATGCATCCTTGGACATTGGAATTGAACGTCTAGTAAATGATGGAGTGTATACGTCCGCTTATCCACTACACGAT GGTGACGGCGATGAAGCAGGAAATGAAAGAAATTTACTTCTTACACATTGGGCCCAAATCAGCACGTGGATCAAATATCAACCACTAGATAATATCAAAGAATATTTTGGTGTTAAGTTTGCCCTGTATTTCACGTGGCTCGGGTTTTACACGCACATGCTTATACCGGCATCTGTAATTGGACTTATATGTTTCGCGTTTGGATTGATTACTTTGAACACTAACACTTTAag CAACGATATTTGTAATcctaatttaaatattaccaTGTGTCCACAATGTGATTCAATATGTGATTTTTGGAAACTAGAAGAAACTTGTCTTCAAGCGAAAGTTACATATTTATTCGacaataattttacaattatatttgCTGTCTTCATGTCGTTTTGGA GCGCATTATATTTAGAGTTATGGAAGCGATATGCTGCGAACATTACCCATAGATGGGGAATGACGGGATATGACAGACAAGCAGAACATCCTAGGCCACAATATCTTGCTAAACTGATAGATTGTCCCAAGCAGAAGAAAAATGTGGTCACGCACGTCTTAGAACCAATTGTGCCATTTTGGACAATTCGATTGCCTTTCACAGTTCTCAGTTTCAGCATGGTTATACTTTTG ATTTGTATAGTTTGTGCTGCCGTGTTCGGTGTCGTACTTTACCGAATGTCTCAACTGACTTCCGATAGTTTGATTGGTGGCTCTCCACATAAAGCTATATTGATGCCTTGCAGTGCAGCTGTgatcaatttgtttttaattacattCCTCAACTACGTTTACGATAAACTCGCTGTTTATCTCACTGAAATGGAATACCGTAGGACACAGTCCGAATTCGACGATAGTCTAACTTTGAAAATttacttatttcaatttataaattactaCTCTTCGATATTTTACATTGCATTTCTAAAGGGAAAATTCGTTGGATATCCAGCGAAATACAACAGAATTCTCGGTTATCGACAGGAAGAG tGCAGTCCCGGAGGATGCTTCCTAGAATTATTCATTCAACTAGCTATAATCATGATTGGAAAACAAGCGGTTTCTTCTATAATGGAAATTTTGATACCATTTTTAATGAATTGGATCACAAAGTTTGTG GGAACTAGAGATGAGGCTGAAACTGATGAAAACGACATCCTATCATACAATCAGTGGACTGAAGATTATAAACTCATTGATTTCGGTCCAAGGGGACTCTTCGATGAATATTTAGAAATGA TTTTGCAATATGGTTTTGTAACATTGTTCGTATCGGCATTTCCACTGGCGCCATTTTTCGCACTATTAAACAATGTTCTCGAGATGAGATTGGATGCGAAAAAGTTCCTAAAATACTATAAACGTCCAGTTCCATGCCGAGTTCGCAACATCGGTGTTTGGTTTAGCATTATGGATGTTCTCGGGAAACTCTCCGTCATCTCGAAC GCTTTCATGATAGCCTTTTCGTCCAATTTTATCCCTCGTCTGGTGTATATTATTGTAGTGAGTGAGACTAACGATGACATTGGTTTCCTGGATCACTCTCTAGCCTTTTTCGACACTGCCGATTTTCAAACAAGAAGTGCACCCATTAGTTCAATATTTTCCAACATTACG aCTTGCCGATATCCTGAATATAGGAATCCCTATTGGGAAAGTAAGAAATATAAGCGTCCTGAAATATATTGGCATATTTTAGCAGCACGTCTTGCATTCATCGTCGTCTTCCAA AATGTTGTCAGTTGTGTGATGATGGCCGTACAGTGGGCTATACCGGACATGTCTCTCGAACTGCGTGATCAAATCAAGAGAGAATCTTACCTCACCAGTGATATTATCATCCAACAGGAAACTTTTAAATCAAGAG GTGGACTCTTAGATGCTCATATGGCTAGTTGTCATGCACACGAAGGAGACGACTGTCTACATTGTCGTACGAATAAACAAAGTACTGGGAGTTTCCTAGATAATGAAAAGAAACATCTCGGGAATCAATATATTAGTGAAACGGGAGTGTAG
- the LOC143919039 gene encoding anoctamin-5-like isoform X2, with translation MSSKSSGSSDFSLARSELSLTSRPDRRNPAPSCLTVYLSAESLRSESTPESPPQSVTPTSTDSKPPLLNQHHQHETRDRQQEGHMEEKQLITPRDKTWRRFKDGKRLVDFVLAYDPNDHKKPYKDRNPIKREIFETNLIAQGLELEKEENQKIHFVKIHVPKEVLCRYCEIMKMKMPIKQIPGQEYIAEQEDFIGTVKTKLGRLTRCLRLDPKYFPEKKYELTAEFNRDKNYLFNVEDENFFTESIRISVVAFILERQRFNNDHDASLDIGIERLVNDGVYTSAYPLHDGDGDEAGNERNLLLTHWAQISTWIKYQPLDNIKEYFGVKFALYFTWLGFYTHMLIPASVIGLICFAFGLITLNTNTLSNDICNPNLNITMCPQCDSICDFWKLEETCLQAKVTYLFDNNFTIIFAVFMSFWSALYLELWKRYAANITHRWGMTGYDRQAEHPRPQYLAKLIDCPKQKKNVVTHVLEPIVPFWTIRLPFTVLSFSMVILLICIVCAAVFGVVLYRMSQLTSDSLIGGSPHKAILMPCSAAVINLFLITFLNYVYDKLAVYLTEMEYRRTQSEFDDSLTLKIYLFQFINYYSSIFYIAFLKGKFVGYPAKYNRILGYRQEECSPGGCFLELFIQLAIIMIGKQAVSSIMEILIPFLMNWITKFVGTRDEAETDENDILSYNQWTEDYKLIDFGPRGLFDEYLEMILQYGFVTLFVSAFPLAPFFALLNNVLEMRLDAKKFLKYYKRPVPCRVRNIGVWFSIMDVLGKLSVISNAFMIAFSSNFIPRLVYIIVVSETNDDIGFLDHSLAFFDTADFQTRSAPISSIFSNITTCRYPEYRNPYWESKKYKRPEIYWHILAARLAFIVVFQNVVSCVMMAVQWAIPDMSLELRDQIKRESYLTSDIIIQQETFKSRGGLLDAHMASCHAHEGDDCLHCRTNKQSTGSFLDNEKKHLGNQYISETGV, from the exons ACGTGGAGACGGTTCAAAGATGGAAAAAGATTGGTCGATTTCGTGCTGGCCTACGATCCTAACGATCATAAAAAACCGTATAAGGATAGGAATCCGATCAAAAGAGAAATATTCGAAACCAATCTGATTGCTCAGGGATTGGAATTAGAAAAGGAAGAGAACCAAAAGATACATTTTGTCAAAATACATGTTCCGAAAGAAGTTCTGTGTCGGTACTGTGAAATCATGAAGATGAAAATGCCAATCAAACAG attCCCGGCCAAGAGTACATCGCAGAGCAGGAAGATTTCATCGGCACGGTGAAAACAAAACTCGGCAGATTGACACGGTGCTTAAGATTGGATCCCAAGTATTTCCCTGAAAAGAAATACGAACTTACAGCGGAGTTCAACCGCGATAAAAATTACTT GTTTAATGTAGAAGATGAAAATTTCTTCACCGAGTCCATTAGAATAAGTGTTGTTGCGTTCATACTCGAACGTCAACGATTCAACAATGACCACGATGCATCCTTGGACATTGGAATTGAACGTCTAGTAAATGATGGAGTGTATACGTCCGCTTATCCACTACACGAT GGTGACGGCGATGAAGCAGGAAATGAAAGAAATTTACTTCTTACACATTGGGCCCAAATCAGCACGTGGATCAAATATCAACCACTAGATAATATCAAAGAATATTTTGGTGTTAAGTTTGCCCTGTATTTCACGTGGCTCGGGTTTTACACGCACATGCTTATACCGGCATCTGTAATTGGACTTATATGTTTCGCGTTTGGATTGATTACTTTGAACACTAACACTTTAag CAACGATATTTGTAATcctaatttaaatattaccaTGTGTCCACAATGTGATTCAATATGTGATTTTTGGAAACTAGAAGAAACTTGTCTTCAAGCGAAAGTTACATATTTATTCGacaataattttacaattatatttgCTGTCTTCATGTCGTTTTGGA GCGCATTATATTTAGAGTTATGGAAGCGATATGCTGCGAACATTACCCATAGATGGGGAATGACGGGATATGACAGACAAGCAGAACATCCTAGGCCACAATATCTTGCTAAACTGATAGATTGTCCCAAGCAGAAGAAAAATGTGGTCACGCACGTCTTAGAACCAATTGTGCCATTTTGGACAATTCGATTGCCTTTCACAGTTCTCAGTTTCAGCATGGTTATACTTTTG ATTTGTATAGTTTGTGCTGCCGTGTTCGGTGTCGTACTTTACCGAATGTCTCAACTGACTTCCGATAGTTTGATTGGTGGCTCTCCACATAAAGCTATATTGATGCCTTGCAGTGCAGCTGTgatcaatttgtttttaattacattCCTCAACTACGTTTACGATAAACTCGCTGTTTATCTCACTGAAATGGAATACCGTAGGACACAGTCCGAATTCGACGATAGTCTAACTTTGAAAATttacttatttcaatttataaattactaCTCTTCGATATTTTACATTGCATTTCTAAAGGGAAAATTCGTTGGATATCCAGCGAAATACAACAGAATTCTCGGTTATCGACAGGAAGAG tGCAGTCCCGGAGGATGCTTCCTAGAATTATTCATTCAACTAGCTATAATCATGATTGGAAAACAAGCGGTTTCTTCTATAATGGAAATTTTGATACCATTTTTAATGAATTGGATCACAAAGTTTGTG GGAACTAGAGATGAGGCTGAAACTGATGAAAACGACATCCTATCATACAATCAGTGGACTGAAGATTATAAACTCATTGATTTCGGTCCAAGGGGACTCTTCGATGAATATTTAGAAATGA TTTTGCAATATGGTTTTGTAACATTGTTCGTATCGGCATTTCCACTGGCGCCATTTTTCGCACTATTAAACAATGTTCTCGAGATGAGATTGGATGCGAAAAAGTTCCTAAAATACTATAAACGTCCAGTTCCATGCCGAGTTCGCAACATCGGTGTTTGGTTTAGCATTATGGATGTTCTCGGGAAACTCTCCGTCATCTCGAAC GCTTTCATGATAGCCTTTTCGTCCAATTTTATCCCTCGTCTGGTGTATATTATTGTAGTGAGTGAGACTAACGATGACATTGGTTTCCTGGATCACTCTCTAGCCTTTTTCGACACTGCCGATTTTCAAACAAGAAGTGCACCCATTAGTTCAATATTTTCCAACATTACG aCTTGCCGATATCCTGAATATAGGAATCCCTATTGGGAAAGTAAGAAATATAAGCGTCCTGAAATATATTGGCATATTTTAGCAGCACGTCTTGCATTCATCGTCGTCTTCCAA AATGTTGTCAGTTGTGTGATGATGGCCGTACAGTGGGCTATACCGGACATGTCTCTCGAACTGCGTGATCAAATCAAGAGAGAATCTTACCTCACCAGTGATATTATCATCCAACAGGAAACTTTTAAATCAAGAG GTGGACTCTTAGATGCTCATATGGCTAGTTGTCATGCACACGAAGGAGACGACTGTCTACATTGTCGTACGAATAAACAAAGTACTGGGAGTTTCCTAGATAATGAAAAGAAACATCTCGGGAATCAATATATTAGTGAAACGGGAGTGTAG